The sequence gcgtacaacacaaatttatgtggatagcttattttagaTACACAGGTAAACAGAATCGGAAATGATTATATGGatagaagaaaattattttgtcgattacgtcacataAACGATTATACCTGTGACATTTGACGtgtcagccatatgatcttcgaaatcgaTCCACAGAACAATTTTAGACTCGAAAggccctaaaattattgatatcggttaaTCCATATCCGAAGAAATTGAGCGACAATGAGTTTTggtgtttacgtcacttataccattatatcaccggaaacgtaggtgacagccatttgaatttcaaacCTGTTTGTTGAATCAATAGTATTTTATagaaatcggttcggccatcacgagaaaattgagcggtaagaaaTAAAGtttgttttgtcggttaagtcGTTTATACCATTAACACAACACAAAAGTTTAACCAGTGGCACTTTAATTCAGGAATATTCTTAGATGGATTTTGTATACTGTTCAATCGTTCCGTTCAGCATCGATTGTATCACATTGTATGCCATGGGTAACGTTTCGATGCACCATCATGCATTAATTTGCACCCAATTGTGCACAATGATAATTTAATTTCCCCTCAGGCATCGTCAGATGATCGCCAGGTGGCCTGCGTTAAATTTGACCTGGCTACTCTCATCCATAATTCCGTCGGCTGTTGTTCTGATGGTGcatttttcttttcaaattgtaTGATTTTGTTTGAATGCGGTGAGTTTTAATTAACTCCGTTCCACCGATTGCTGCACCTGTCAGGGATGAGTCGCGGGTGGGTTTTCTATTTGCTTCCAGATGATATTATTTGTTTTGGCATATTGATTTTTGTAAAACCatcatttcaattcaataatgGACCGCACtttaaaaagatgaaaaatcttTTTCAAGCGTTTTATTTTAGTCACACTTGAACCTCGTATACTGAACATCGACTGACAAATCTCGACCCGCAATTACAGCTAATAGTAACTGACTCACTTCCTTCTTTTCCCGTTTCTCTAATTGCACAGATATTATCTTCAACCGAGAGCTGATGGAACGCGTTGACATCACAACCACCTGCTACGGGTATTATGCATACTTTATCAATGCCAACGGTACGATTCAATCCGAGCACTGCATGAAGCTCTACCCGACGTGGATGAACGACCTTCGGACACATCTGGGTCAGTTCCGGATGCGAGAGTTATTCATTCCCGGTACGCACGATTCGGCTTCGTTTAAGAAGAATTTCAATCATCAACATCAGGAGAACATCGTAACGAAATACACACTAACTCAGGACGATGACATCAGGCAGCAGTTGTTGCAGGGAATTCGGTATATCGACCTAAGGGTCGGTTATTACCGATCAACGAATCCGCTGTTTTGGGCGAACCATGGCATATCGAGACTGCACCCGTTGAAGAACATTCTGCAGCAGGTCAGAGATTACGCCCTGGAAACGAATGAGATTATCATCTTGGATGTGCAGGAATTCCCGGTTGGATTCGGTAAGGACTACGCTATTCACGACAAACTGGTCCGTCTGTTGAACGAAACGTTGTTCGAGGTTATGGCTGATGCGGCCATTACCTGGAGCGAACGACTGGAGGACGTTTGGGCTCAGAACAAAACCGTGATCTTGTGCTACGATCATGAATATGTCATCCGAAGTTACTCGCACCTGGTGTGGCGATCGACAGAGCAAAAATGGGGTGACGTGCAGAGTATGGAAGGACTGAAAAATTATCTGTTCCGGATCCACCAGCGACACATGTTCAGTTTTTCGAATCGCCCGGTAACCGATATGGCGGAACTCACGCCCGATCCGTGGGGTGTGATCACCGATCGTTACGGTGGCCTGCGAAAAATGGCCGATTCCGTGAATCG comes from Malaya genurostris strain Urasoe2022 chromosome 3, Malgen_1.1, whole genome shotgun sequence and encodes:
- the LOC131439114 gene encoding PI-PLC X domain-containing protein 1, coding for MNAENSAARLIAAGVMWLQLLTIIQLGQAQRFIGDRVYEPKISDLYITVNARHQTLELTWRNFDDPDGYILLTEDFPIKAFQQKFYYYTVREELSSSTEASDSESSTDVSLGEEGSGGEEGTEPTVTTTEDPVIATTQMVEIYWEYDVRDEYGERKKEVLFAIKPIFKNGWTMTDIIFNRELMERVDITTTCYGYYAYFINANGTIQSEHCMKLYPTWMNDLRTHLGQFRMRELFIPGTHDSASFKKNFNHQHQENIVTKYTLTQDDDIRQQLLQGIRYIDLRVGYYRSTNPLFWANHGISRLHPLKNILQQVRDYALETNEIIILDVQEFPVGFGKDYAIHDKLVRLLNETLFEVMADAAITWSERLEDVWAQNKTVILCYDHEYVIRSYSHLVWRSTEQKWGDVQSMEGLKNYLFRIHQRHMFSFSNRPVTDMAELTPDPWGVITDRYGGLRKMADSVNRFVSKWYFEELGPSANIVAVDFVRGTSIIDAAIYWNLKRMPSDH